CCAGCCAGAGCCCGCCGCACGCGGAGCACCGGTCGATCTTCAGGCTCTTGTAATCGACCTCGATCAGCTTCATCCCGCACTTGGGGCAGTGCATGAAGTGCAGCTCCTTCCGCTGACGCTTCTCCTGTTCGGCCATCTGCCGATGCTTCTCCTCCTCGACCTTCTTCCTCCGCTGGTACTCGATGCGGGCGATATATTCCTCTTCGCTCTCGGACGGTCTCCGGATCCCGCCGGTCATGTTGCCCCCTTCCGATTGTTGATTGCCGCGACGACGGATCCATTATAGCGAATCCCTCGACGATCACGTCACTTCGAACGAGGCGCCGGATTCCACGTACCACAGGATCCCCCGCACGGGAACGCGCCACGCCTCGGAGAGGATGTCGCGATACTCCCGCAGCTGAAGGAAGTACGCCTCCTCGAGCGCCCGGTCGCGCTCCCCGGTCTTGTAATCGATGACCCGCAGCTCCCCCGCCGGTCCAGGGGGCCGAACGACGAGGTCGGCGCGCGCCTCGCCCGCAGTGAAGTCGCGGACCCGCAGGAGCGGCAGCTCCGTGCCGACGACGCGGGAGGAGCGAAGCTCCCTGCAGAGGGGGGAGGAGCGGACGGCGACGACGATCGCGTCCCACCGGCGTTCCTCTTCCTCGTCCCAGGTCACCGGAAGGGCCGCCCCCGGCGGCGGCCACGGGTCGGTCACCGGCGGGTACGCCTCGAAGACGCGGTGGACCTTCTCCCCGAACCGCTTTCCGCGCAACCGGTCGTGCAGCTCCGCGAGCGAGACCGGCACGGGTGCCGGCGCGAGCGGGGCCGGCTCCGCGACCGAAGCGACCCATTCCCCGGTGATCGCCGGCACGGGGAGGCGCGCGGGAGGATGCGGGGCCTCCTCGCGCAAGGCCGACGTCACCGCCACGCGGAGGAGCTCCCCGCCCGCCGGTCCGCCCACCCCGGATTCCGCCAGCCGCAACCGCTCGCCTGGAAGACCCGTGACGAGGCAGCGGCCCTCCCCTGCCGCCGTCGCCCCATCGATCCCTCCCCTCAGCGCGTCCCGAAGGGTCGAGCCGGACCCCTTCCCCCCGTCCACCAGGTAGAGCCGATCCTTCGCGCGGGTGGCCGCGACGTAGAGAAGGCGGCGCTCCTCCGCCACCATCTTCTCCTTCTCCCACTCCTCGAACGTCACCGGGCGACCCGCGCCCGGCACCTGCCGGAACGCCGAATACGTCCGGAACCCGGGGAAGATCACCGCGGAGAGGCGCCGCACCCGGTCCGCCCGCAGCCCTTCCGGCCCCTTCCGGCCGCCGCGGGAGATCCCCCCAAGGATCACGATCGGGAACTCGAGCCCCTTCGCTCCATGGATCGTGGAGAGGCGCACGGCGTCCTCCCCCTCCTCGAAGTCGGGGACCTCGTCCTCCTCCCGCCCCTCGGCGGCCTTGCGGCGGATCTCCGCGAGGAAGAGCTTGAGGGAACCCGCGCCGCCCCATTCGAAGGCCCTCGCCATCTCCGCGGCCTTCGACAGGTTCCGAACGATCCGCTCCCCGTCGGGAATCCGCGCCGCGACGAAATCGACCCCCGTCTCCGCGTACAAGGCCGCGAGAAGGTCCGGAAGCGACGCCCGCCCCCGCCGCGCGGAGAGGCGGGAAAGGAGCGCTTCGGCCTCGCGCACGCGGGCCGGGACCGCGGCCGGGTCCTCCCCGTAGAGCGGGTGGATCTCCTCGTCCGACAGGCCGAAGAAGATCGTCTTCATGGCGGCGTGCCGCGCCGACCGGTCGGCGGGGACGTCGACGGCGGAGAGCACCATCCGCACGTCCTGGATCTCCTGCCGCAGGAAGAACCCCTTGCGCGAAGGGACGACGTGGGGGATCCCCGCGGCCGCAAGCGCCGCGCGATATCCCGACAGCAGTTCACCCGAGGCGTCGGACCGGTAGAGGACGGCGATGTCCCGGAACAACGCGGGGCGTTCGACGCCGTCGCGATCCCGAACCTTCACCGATCCGGCGATCCGCCCGACCAGCGCCGCGAGGAACTCCGACTCGTCCACGGCAGGGTCGAGCCGGTAGAGCGAGACGGGATGCCCCTCGCCGGGATCGTTCCGGTCGGCGACGACGTGCGCGTAGGCGGAGGAGAAGTCCTCCCCGCCGGAGAGGACGCGGGAGAAGAGGCCGGAGAGCGTCGCGAGAAGGTCGGGGCGGCTGCGGAAATTGCGGGCCAGCGGGACGTCCTCCCCCCCGGCATCGACCATCCCCTCGCGGAACTTCCGGTACACCTGGATGTCCGCGCGGCGGAAGCCGTAGATCGACTGCTTCGGATCCCCGACGACGAAGAGCCGCCCCGGGACCGCGTCGGCCGTGATCGCCCGGAGAACCCCCGCCTGCAACGGGTCCGTGTCCTGGAACTCGTCCACAAAGATGTAACGGAACCGCTCCCCCAGCCGCCGCGCGACCGCGGGGTTCCCCGCGAGAAGGTCGCTCGCCCGCAGCAGCAGGTCCATGAAATCGAGCCCGCTCCCCTTCGCCGCCTCGAACGAAGCGAGGGCGACCCCGGCCCGCGCCACGAGGAAGCGCGCCGCCGCGTCCCCCTCGGGGACCTCGGCCACCCGTTTCCAGAACCGGAGCAACGCGTCGCGCACCTCGGACAATTTCGGCCCCTCGGGGCGGGGGAACTTCTTTTTGCTCGTCGACTTCCGAAGGTCCAGTGAAAAGACCGCCGTCCCTTCCCCCGCAAGCTTGGCCGCAGCCCCGAGATCCCCACGGGAGACCGCCTCCCAGGCGGGTTGGAGGACGCGGAGCGCCTCCCGGAACGCCACCGCCGCCGGGTCGTCCTCCGGCGCCCGGATCCCGGCGACGAAGGCGCGGAAATAGTCCACGTCGGGACCGTGTTCCCGGACGAGGAAGTCGAGGAAGTCCCCCGGGGACCCGAAGTCCGGCTCCGGGCCGCGCAGCAGGTCGCGCTGGAAGAGGCAGAGGCGGCGGATCACCCGCCACGCCTTCGAGGGATCGGGAAGGCGGGAGAGGATCCGCTCCCACTCCGGGACGACCTCTTCCCCCCCGAACTCCCCCTGTAGAAATTTGCGGAACGCGGCGTCCCACGCGTCCGCCGCCGCGGTCTCCGGGAGGACCTCGAAGAGGGGGTCGACCCCCGCCTCCGCCGGGAAGGAGCGGAGAACGCGGGCGCAGAACGAGTGGAACGTCGTCACGGAGAGGCGGCCCACGCCGTCGACCATCTCCTCGACCCGCCGACGCAGCGTGGCGAAGTCGGGATAGACCGGCGCGGGAACGCGAGCGAGCGGGTTCCACGCCGCCGCGCGCCGACCGACCTCGTCGATGGAGTCGGTCTCCTGCGTCGCCGCGAAGAGCCGCTCCCACCCCTCCGTCACCCGCGCCTTCATTTCCGCCGCCGCCTTGTCGGTGAAGGTCAGCAGGAGGACGTGGTCCGTCGAAAGGTCCGGACGGGC
This portion of the Deltaproteobacteria bacterium genome encodes:
- a CDS encoding UvrD-helicase domain-containing protein, producing the protein MRENREKAASEFRRDLAVDASAGTGKTSTLVARVTNLFLARPDLSTDHVLLLTFTDKAAAEMKARVTEGWERLFAATQETDSIDEVGRRAAAWNPLARVPAPVYPDFATLRRRVEEMVDGVGRLSVTTFHSFCARVLRSFPAEAGVDPLFEVLPETAAADAWDAAFRKFLQGEFGGEEVVPEWERILSRLPDPSKAWRVIRRLCLFQRDLLRGPEPDFGSPGDFLDFLVREHGPDVDYFRAFVAGIRAPEDDPAAVAFREALRVLQPAWEAVSRGDLGAAAKLAGEGTAVFSLDLRKSTSKKKFPRPEGPKLSEVRDALLRFWKRVAEVPEGDAAARFLVARAGVALASFEAAKGSGLDFMDLLLRASDLLAGNPAVARRLGERFRYIFVDEFQDTDPLQAGVLRAITADAVPGRLFVVGDPKQSIYGFRRADIQVYRKFREGMVDAGGEDVPLARNFRSRPDLLATLSGLFSRVLSGGEDFSSAYAHVVADRNDPGEGHPVSLYRLDPAVDESEFLAALVGRIAGSVKVRDRDGVERPALFRDIAVLYRSDASGELLSGYRAALAAAGIPHVVPSRKGFFLRQEIQDVRMVLSAVDVPADRSARHAAMKTIFFGLSDEEIHPLYGEDPAAVPARVREAEALLSRLSARRGRASLPDLLAALYAETGVDFVAARIPDGERIVRNLSKAAEMARAFEWGGAGSLKLFLAEIRRKAAEGREEDEVPDFEEGEDAVRLSTIHGAKGLEFPIVILGGISRGGRKGPEGLRADRVRRLSAVIFPGFRTYSAFRQVPGAGRPVTFEEWEKEKMVAEERRLLYVAATRAKDRLYLVDGGKGSGSTLRDALRGGIDGATAAGEGRCLVTGLPGERLRLAESGVGGPAGGELLRVAVTSALREEAPHPPARLPVPAITGEWVASVAEPAPLAPAPVPVSLAELHDRLRGKRFGEKVHRVFEAYPPVTDPWPPPGAALPVTWDEEEERRWDAIVVAVRSSPLCRELRSSRVVGTELPLLRVRDFTAGEARADLVVRPPGPAGELRVIDYKTGERDRALEEAYFLQLREYRDILSEAWRVPVRGILWYVESGASFEVT
- a CDS encoding zf-TFIIB domain-containing protein encodes the protein MTGGIRRPSESEEEYIARIEYQRRKKVEEEKHRQMAEQEKRQRKELHFMHCPKCGMKLIEVDYKSLKIDRCSACGGLWLDAGELEAAVELERGLLGRIFGL